The genomic window ttctttgcaaacatgatgcatgttttggaatattttttaaattctgtacaggcttccttttcactctgtcatttaggttagtgttgttgatccatcctcagtgtttCTCCTATCATAGCCTTTAAAGTctccattggtctcatggtgaaatccctgagtggtttccttcctctctggcaacagagttgggaaggacgcctgtatctttgtagtgactgggtgtattttatacaccatccaaagtgtaaagtGTAACtaaaccatgctcaaagggatattcaatgtctgctttttttattttattttgacccatctaccaataggtaccccttgtaaggcattggaaaaacctccctggtctttgtggttgaatctgtgtttgaaattcactgcgcAACGGAGgaaccttacaattatctgtttgtggggtacagagatgaggtagtcattcaaaaatcatgttgcaCACAGTAAGTCCATGTAACTTaacatttttacttctgaactttaggcttgaatacttattcactcaagacatttcagctttttgttttttattcataaatattttaaaacaattccactttgacagaatGGGATATTGTGCGTCGGCCAGTGACACAActtcaatttaatccatttgaaattcaggctgtaacaatgtGTAAATACTTTgtttctgaagccactgtataTCCTAGATGTTGGCAAATGATTTTAATTAGAAGTAAATATGTGCAGGATTTTATTTTACCTGGGGTGACGTTTTATTGCTCCCTCTGTTATTCATCTCCATGTAGTGCTTGCAGAGGATGCTATAAAGGCAGCCGTGGCAGACTACAGGGTCCAACAGAAGGAAAACGAGACGGCAGAAAAAAACTCATCAATTAGTCCCTGTTCTTCCCAATTGCCTTGCTCTGACATCTTGTGTGGTGCAAGCCTCAAATGTGAACATGATACAGGTCAACAGTCATGGCCAAGTTCTCCAATGTAATTGATGCTTTCAGTTAAAACCGTATCAGAACTGCTGTAGAGTGTTTACTGTTAAATTATGGCAGATGTTTAAGAATTGTTTGTTTGCCGTTATGTATGGCAATTCTCAAATGATAATCCTAAATGTTGAAATGGAATAAAACAATCCTATTTTGTATTTACAACTCCCAAGAAAGGCATTTTAAACTTAAAGGACTACATTTTTGATGTACATTACCAAAAATCTAATCAAGTTTTGTTTAGTTGGCTCTAAAAACAGCATCATGGTTCCTGGGGGAAGTTACAACTAGACAATTGAGGTAGTTACATTTCAGTAATTGAACTGATATAGTGCCATtacacaaaaatataaatactgaTCTTCTTTGTCACTCTGGGGGACCCATTGTCCCTACTGTTGAGCTCAAATCACAGCAAGTGTGATTCATCCATCTGCAGTTAACATTTTGATAagattatttttaatacattttactctCATGATTGCTGAAATGGGGCCACCCTCTGGTTATGCGCAAGGATCTTTTTCAGGATCAGCAGCACTGCTAGCATGAGAAGACCCACCAGCACACACAACACAGCCAACAGGCCTATAACTGCTGATAAGCCCTGTTGAGTGAGGGTTCTGGGAGTGGGCACAGGTAAGGAGCTAGCCTTGTTTGTGGAACTTGTTGCCTCTACAGCGCTTGAATTACCAGGAGGGTATCGGCCTGTAGAATTGTCTAAACATCTGGGCTTCTCAATTGGTAAAGAAGTGGTGGAAGCCTCCTTGGGTGGGGCTACAGATGGTGTTGAATTCAGAGACAAGCAGTCTTCATAGCTTAGATCCTGTAAAGTGTAGTGGTCAGAAAGAAGCCCAGACAGAGCAGTATCTTGGTGATAAGGTGCTTGAGTGGGGCTCTCTGCATTGCGAAATGTTCCCTTCAACACTTGCTTTGATGAACCAGAGATACTCCCAAAATCCCTGGTTTTGATGGGTGAGTATAGAAAACCAGGCACGAGAGTTTTCACTGTGAAGGTACCCAGCTGTCTCTCTGGCTTGGTGGTGAAACTAAGGTGAGAGACTTTCTCATTAGGCTTTAGGACCCGTGGACAGATAGCCATGACAGATAGGGTTAGGAGCATGTGATGTGCAAGGTGTGTTGGTTCGGCACACACCAGGTCAGTGGCCATCTTCAGCCTTCCACTCAGTAGCCACCGGTACAGGTACAGGAtgtcacactcacacacccacaggTTGTTGGCCAGCTCCACAGAACGGAGACTTGGCAGCCCGTCAAAGGCGCTCTCTGGCACTGAGCGCAGGCAGTTGCTGTTGATCTTCAGGACCTGCAAGTTGACCAGTGCATTCAGCGAGGGGAGGTCCAGGGCAGAGATGCAGTTAGCTGACAGGTCTAAGTGGGTGAGGGAGGCTGGCAGGTTCAGAGGCAGGATGGTTAGTCGGTTCCCTTTCAGAGTCAGAACCTGCAGCCTCCCCAGGCCCAGCAGAGCCCCTGGCTGGATGGTACGGATGCGGTTGTCCTCCAGGTCTAAGCGGGTGAGGTTGCCCAACTGGCGCAGGGCCCCGGTGGTGATGTAGGTGATGCGGTTCTTCTGCAGCTGCAGGGTCTCCAGGCTGGGGGGCAGGCCCCGGGGGAAGTGAGCCAGTTGGTTGTGGCTGAGGCTGAGCTCCTGCAAGCTAGAGAAGGGCCGGAGTAGGTGGTCCACATTACAGAACTGGTTCCGAGCCACAGAGAGGACAGATGTGTTGAGAGGGACGGAGACCGGCAAGGACCTCAGGCCCAGGGACTCACAGAGGACCAGCAGCCCAGGGTGAGGACAGCAGCAGCCTTCTGGACAGGAGGATGTCACAAGGCAGGCAagtggagagacacagagaaccaGTAGGAGACCATAGAGGCACCACAGCATGGCTCACTTGAGGGAGGAGAAAGGACAAGGCAACATTAGACACGGAGATAAGTAGATTGCAGCTTGTGTCTAGCTACTAATGACTAATCAGGATAAAAACTACAGCAGCATGCAATGCATTTAGTATCAGAcaactgtgtgtgtttctgataCCGAAGGCAGTTTCAGAGGCTGATGTCCATTTGGATGGATATAATTATAAGGAAGGGGAGTCACTCAGACTATTCAGAGCTGTTATTCCATTGATTGCACATGAAGCTTGGATGGTTTAAAAGATAAGACCGTGCTGATATAGTGAATCCAATGTGTTCAATGACTTACCTgaataaacatttttgaaaaaacaGCCATTGTAAATCACAAAGTAATTGGCATACATTTTTATACACAACCTGTAACTACTACTGTACCATTCTTCCAAAGGCTCTGTTTCATCCGCTCTTCCCAAGAAGTTGGCCAGCCAAGACGGCTATGATCCACTGTGTGACTGACTCTCTCCAGAAACCACAGTCTTTGAGAATTCCAAGCAGCTGCCCATCAAAGTTTAATGATACCCTTAAGGTGCTCTGTTACATGTTTTGtatcctcttcatcttccaaatGAATTCAATGCTCCTATTCCTTTAAGGGCAGATAGACAACACTAAAGTCTCAAAATAGGAACACAGCAATAGTCTCTTTCAGGAGCAGACCTCCCTCTGGTAGCGTCTTCTCTACGGTTATCCTCCAGGTCATATGGCATCCTTTAGCATCCTGTCACTCTGTGAAGTACGACTAAATGAAGCCAAGCCAGTGTTATTGACAGCCCGAGACACTGGGTGGTCCTGTCCTGTGGCTGTGTGCCTTCTGTTATCCAGGTGGGAAGAGTTAGAGTGCAGGGGTAGTATTATTCCAGAATTATTTAGCACCTTGTTGACAAAAGAGCAGGGAATCAGATCCTGGTGCGAGGCTCCTTCAGGGCTCACCTTTCAGGCACAACAAGGCTTCACTTGCTTTTGGGCTGTTCTGCCTTCATCTTTGATGTTTGTTCTTAACGTGACTGAATAACTGGCCTTCTGCCATGGGATCAAACTTTGTTTTTACTTTGAAAACGAATTGGTATTTATGATATACATTCCTCCCCTTTGTGTGAAAAAGAGCAATAGGATATTTTATAATTAAATCATAAACAGTAAAGATGGCAATCAATACTTTATTTTTTCTGTATCGCAATTATTGCTGCACCGTTATTTATAGGCATTTTCATATTAAGGCATCAACAGTTTTTTTAGGGTCTGGTTTTAATTGTTTCTGGCAACATAAACAGCTGCTGCATCCTCTCACAATGTTTGCAGGAGGGCAGCAGTTGCATGCCATTTAATAAAAAGCTTACATTTTCTTTTCAGGAAATAGGGCAATCTTTACATATCCCTGGTACAAAATCAGGTAAGTGATTTATCTTCAAGTAACCTGACTTGATATGGGCATGTGGAcaaatcagtgtgtcttgttttCAAATACACTCATGTCCAGTTTCAGAGCAAAGTACTTCATGTAGTTGGATTGACAGCTGTTGAAATATTGATCGCATGTTGTAAGGAAGCCAGggggcaagacaaaggagctctcTCGTCATCTCAAGGCTCTGGTGCCTTTCACTGGCTTTGTTTTTGGGCATGACATTACATAGTGGTGCCAGCCTCCTGTCCCTGGCCAATCAGGTGGCACAACAGCCATATTTCCCCCTGTAATGTGTGAGTGGGCAGAGTATTTCAAAGTTTGTCACGGAAATATTTGTTATAGCTCATATAATATGAACCTAAAAATACAACTGTAGCCACGTCTGTCAATGCAGACAAAGTACATGCAGTAGTATGCATGTCACTATAATTGTCCTtaggcttctttttttttttacatttgagaaCAGACCTAACAAACCAGAGAGCTTTTCTTCAAACATAGGCTACTGAAGTTATTCTTGGGTAGAAATAGATGAAAATGAGGGTCTCCAAAGTAGTTTCAAATGTTTTTACACACCCAGTGGCCCAATTGGAAGCACTACCATTCAGGCATGGTCAAACTCCACATTGCAATTTATGTTATAAAACACAGCTTACTTAGTGAAAATTGTGAAATCTCTTCCTCCAACCCAGACTTTTGGACTTACAATTTCAATAAAAACAAATATCAACAAAACCTCTTTATTAAAGCTggacaaaaataaaataagaaaaatacCACAATCTACAGCAGAACTGAGGGTCACTGTAAAACAATCCATAAAGGGATTCAGGAGAATCTTTGGATTTTACTTGACTTTAGAATTAAATAACTACCAGTATTAATAAAAACTTAGTATGCACTGATCTTAAACCACACTCAAACCTGCAAATCACACGTTTTGTTTGAAAAAAATCAATTACAAAAAGCTGCTCTACCCATATAGCATttgcaaattctctaaaataatAATCCATAAATCACCCAGTGTGACATGTATGAAAATGCATGTAATTTCAAAATGTCTAAGTCCACTCAAAAAATTCTCATCAATTAATTGAGTAGAGTTAGTAGAGAGAATTATGCTTGGCTTTCTCTCTTCACAGATGCCAACTTTCTTTTCTCTGTGTGATCTaaatgtaactgccaaaataaaggaaacgccaaGATAAGGCGTCTTAATAGGGCCatgagccaccagaacagcttcaatgcaccttggcaaagATTCTAcatgtgtctggaactctattggaggaatGCGACACCATTTATCCACGAGAAATGACATAATTtgctgttttgttgatggtggtggaaaacactgtcaggcgatgctccagaatctcccataagtgttaaaCTGGGTTGCGATCTGGTGACGTAGACCATGTGCTATGGCCGTCTCAAACGTTTTTATGCTCATCAAATCATTCAGTGACCATCTGTGGATGGTGGCATGGtcatcctggaagagaccactccCATCAGGATAGAACTGATTCACTATTGGTTGAAGGGGATCACTCAGAATGGCTGTGTATTTATTGCTGTTTACCTTGCCCTCTAAGGGGTTGagtggacctaaaccatgccaggaaaatgcaccccacaccataacagagccttcatttactcaagtggttcctttattttggcatttaCCTCTACATCTCTTTAGTAAAGCTAAACTGAGCAGTACAATTTCCCAATGGTAATAACAACATGCAAACATCCTATAAATACTGTCTTTGTATAATGTCTTgatatgtcttttttttttactatcaaCAATTGATTAACCAATCTCATTTCACAATGACCCTTTTATACATCAAGGGAAGTATAGGAAGAAtcatttatacagtaccagtcaaaagttgacacacctactaattcaatttttttttttttttactattttctacaaagtAGAATAATAGTttggacatcaaaactatgaaataacatatgaaataatgtagtaaccaaacaagttttaaaatcaaaatacattttacatttgagattcttaaaagtagccaccatttgccttgatgacagctttgcaaactcttggcattctctcaaccagcttcatgaggtagtcacctggaatgcatttcaattaaaggtgtgccttgttaaaagttaatttgttgaattgctttccttcttaatgcgtttgagccaaacagttgtgttgAGACAAGGTAAGGGCGGTATACAGAagactatttggtaaaagaccaagtccatattatggcaaataacagagaaacgacagtccatcattactttaagacaaaggtcagtcaatcctggaaaatttcaagaacgttgaaagtttcttcaagtgcagttgcaaaaaccaagcgctatgatgaaactggctctcatgaggaccgccacaggaaaggaagacccagagttaactctaatgaacttatccactgcctcagagttaccagcctcagaaattgcagcccaaataaatgcttcacagagttcaagtaacagacagatctcaacatcaactgttcagaggagactgcgtgaaatcaggccttcatggtcgaattgctgcaaagaaaccactactaaaggacaccaataagaaggagagacttgcttgggccaagaaacacgagcaatggacattagaccggtggaaatctgtcctttggtctgatgagtccaaatttgagatttttggttccaaccgtcgtgtcttcgtgagacgcagagtaggtgaacggattatctccacatgtgtggttcccactgtgaagcatggaggaggaggtgtgatggtgctttgctggtgacactgtcagtgatttatttagaattcaaataTTGGTTTGGAATTCAAAtattggactatcatttgtttttaaacatgacaatgacccaacacacaggctgtgtaagggctatttgaccaagaaggagagtgatggagtgctgcatcaaatgacatggcctccacaatcacccgacctcatccaaattgagatagtttgggatgagagtgaaggaaaagtcttccaggtgaaactggttgagagaatgccaagagtatgcaaagctgtcatcaaggcataaggtggcaactttgaagaatctaaaatatgtctttactataattctacaatgtaaaaaaatagtaaaaatatagaaaaacccttgaatgaatagttgtgtccaaacttttgactggtactgtatatacatatgacatgatatggcatacactgtatatacatatgacatgatatggcatacactgtatatatatatatatattggcagTCAGAGCTGAAATTCCTTCTGTTTTAAGGCCTTTGTATGCTAACTAGACCCAGTTATATCTGTATGCTAAAGGTACCGACAGTCAGCTTCCACAGACAAGTTTGGCACACAGCAGCTGACGTACCCAGGGAGTTCCCTCTGCACAAGAAAAGGCCTCAATCTCCTATTTTGCTAGTTTGCATGGTTGGAGCCCCAACCTAAACTTAGTGGTTGGCCTTCCGCAGGTGGCAGGTGCAGACCATGGGCTGGCTGGTGCTGGAGCTCTGTGGCACCTCCTCAGCCTTCAGGCCTTTGTGCTTAGGTTCCACTCTGCGCATTTCCTCCTCCTCTAGCTCCCTCACTTTCTGGACCTCCTTCGGTTTGGGCTCCTTACCCACCTTTTCCCCCACCAGTGCAGTGGAAGGGGTGCGCAGATTCTTGGGGGTTCCCTGGATCTGGACCCTCCTGGCAGAATCAGGCCCGCCATAGACCCTACTCTGGACCTCACTGGAGGGTTCGACTCCACCAGCTGTGTCACCCATATATTTCCTGGGTGGGTTGGCAgggggtttgtaggcctccatctTGCGCTTTTGGCTCATGGTAGCAGCACAGCAGATTATAATGATCATGACGATGAGGAGGGAGGTGACCACAATGATGATCAGCATATTATCCTGGAGGAAGTCCACCACCCGGGTGAGCATAAAGTCCTTGAGGCGGatcatggtgatggtgatggtgttggTGATGGTGCTGACCAGGGTGGGGGCTAGGGTAGTGGTGGGGGAAACAGGGGAGAAATCGACCGGGGCGACATCGACAGGGGTGACATCgacgggggagagagggtggtgggggCCATCGACAGGGATAATGAGATCCGGCTCCCCTCCGTCACCACTGCCATCCATGGAAATTCTATAGACCAGGGGCACATGCACTGCATACCCATGGCCCCAGAGCAGAACCATGCTCACACATGCCAAGTGAAGAATCAAGTGGTTACTCATCGTCCCTTCAGAATCCTGTAAAGACAAGAGGGAGACATTCAATACAACATTTCTCAAAATTGCAGATGGTTTAGAAAATGTTTTGATGTCAAGTTCATGACTATTTGGGCTGATTTCAAGAATAAAGGCTTTCATTTTCTGCATCTATATAACAGCagctactgtaggcctacaacaTGCCTCCCCACTGAGCACAAACTGGTTAAATCTTTTATATGTTGAATTTGCTTCCACtacaagcaacaacaaaaaatagctTGGGCAGCACCtcacctactggagagttgatacATCTACAGCTATCCCTTCTGTCTCCCATCCAGggctgcaacctggtctcagagcattttgtattattttgtatgtaAATTCAACACTCCATTTTGTATATGTTAGGTTTTctattgagtttcacccccttttgccctcagaacagcctcaattcttcggggcatggactctacaagttgttgaaagcgttccacagggatgctggcccatgttgactccaatgctttccacagaagggtgtcctttgggtggtggaccattcttgataaggaaagtgttgagcgtgaaaaacccagcagcgttgcagttcttgacacaaatcggtcggcctggcacctaccatacttctccaagatggcgtagcagcaAGACGTGTTTGTTTTTGTCCCGTGTTTTGTCCCGTGTAAATATTCAGCTTTGTTTTTCTGCATACATTgcaatctctttttccattttcaaattaaatataccttcctgcaacccacctcacccaacatggtatggatctgctattttttttttaccttataactggaacctccatcagaagctagccttCAGAAGCTatccagctaattagctacttgttagccactgctagcagtctTTACCTTTAGcacagacaccagccgctttagCCCGGATAATATCTGCCAGTCTACACAGCGCGATATCAGCCCTGAGCATATCAGACTGCTTTTCTTCCCCACTACATCATCGGATTCCTGctgcaagctctggaccattacaccggatcatcgcagcaagctagctgctaccgagtagCTATCatggctaacgcccttgtccagaagcaagcaccagttagcctggagctaggcccATTCCCCCAGCTAGCAAAGgaagtacaccaactacaatacctctcttgACAATTGGCCAGGACACTGtcaacacggagccccgccgatccagcacgactggtctgctgacgcATTTTGGCCGatgttctctcaaccagcctctgAGTCGTTGATGTCGGTGAGGACCCAGCTACTAGCCCCGGCCAGCTAACGCTCTGAGcgccgtgtctcccgcttgcCTAGCGTAGTGACGGCTGCCGAGCAGCTCCCTGTTTCGTCCATTGCTGCttattggaccctatgatcactcggctacacagctgatgcctacggtacttcattttgtttatcttgtcggccccagcctcgaactcaggtcctgtgtgtagctaactgaccctctgcccattcatcgccatttacccatcGTTGTCGTCTTAGCCgtttacccattgttgtcttagccctcccaatcaacacctgtgaatGCTTTATTCCtccctctaatgtcaatatgccttgtatactgtttagggtagctctcattgttttgttttactgTGGAGGCCCTAGTCCCGCTCTGCATGCCTCGGTTAGCTCCCTTGccccacacatgcagagaccgcACC from Salmo trutta chromosome 9, fSalTru1.1, whole genome shotgun sequence includes these protein-coding regions:
- the tmem119a gene encoding transmembrane protein 119 gives rise to the protein MSNHLILHLACVSMVLLWGHGYAVHVPLVYRISMDGSGDGGEPDLIIPVDGPHHPLSPVDVTPVDVAPVDFSPVSPTTTLAPTLVSTITNTITITMIRLKDFMLTRVVDFLQDNMLIIIVVTSLLIVMIIIICCAATMSQKRKMEAYKPPANPPRKYMGDTAGGVEPSSEVQSRVYGGPDSARRVQIQGTPKNLRTPSTALVGEKVGKEPKPKEVQKVRELEEEEMRRVEPKHKGLKAEEVPQSSSTSQPMVCTCHLRKANH